In Gemmatimonadota bacterium, a genomic segment contains:
- a CDS encoding amidohydrolase family protein: MRPTKTLIWSLGLVVVALLAAGCGPADSGPAPDGSPASSDAGPKAVVLFEGARLIIGDGDLIERGDLLVEGDRIVAVGPTGEVVVPSGASRTDVRGKTIIPALIDAHAHLGYEGYASWGAENYTRDNVIDHLERYAYYGFGAVFSAGSDPEDLALEVQRAQQASDAEGARLVFAAGMAPPGQGPNNQFLTQAIAIADETGMTVLRGVASAEEARRAVRDVSAKGIPFIKIWVDDRGGSQEKLSREVYHAILDEAQVYGIEVFVHQQNAQDMPDLLEAGVAGFLHGRIGAAMGANLATQIHDSGAFLVPNLGLGELRRERVADDPFLQDATHPGVWARLGEAYDSRQPAGANAQAPSATAAERERILREAFSRLLDANVDIVLGTDAGALPGHFFGYTGHRELEIFVRLGMTPMQAIAAGTSRPAQRLGLSEMGTLTVGKSADFVILDENPLEDIRNTRTIYQVYLRGRMVDREALRTRWTGEN; the protein is encoded by the coding sequence ATGCGACCCACAAAGACTCTGATCTGGTCACTCGGCCTCGTCGTTGTCGCGCTCCTAGCGGCAGGATGTGGCCCGGCCGATTCCGGGCCGGCACCGGATGGGAGCCCAGCGTCCTCGGATGCCGGTCCAAAAGCGGTCGTGCTCTTCGAAGGGGCACGGCTGATCATCGGGGATGGGGACCTGATCGAGCGCGGCGATCTCCTCGTAGAAGGCGACCGGATCGTTGCGGTTGGGCCTACCGGGGAGGTCGTCGTGCCATCCGGAGCCAGCCGGACCGACGTGAGGGGAAAGACGATCATTCCGGCCTTGATCGACGCGCACGCGCACCTGGGATACGAAGGGTACGCGAGCTGGGGAGCCGAGAACTACACGCGCGACAACGTGATCGATCATCTCGAGCGCTACGCCTACTACGGGTTCGGCGCCGTCTTTTCGGCCGGCAGCGACCCTGAAGACCTCGCGCTCGAAGTCCAAAGGGCGCAACAGGCGAGCGACGCAGAAGGCGCACGGCTGGTCTTCGCCGCCGGCATGGCGCCGCCAGGGCAGGGGCCCAACAACCAGTTCCTGACGCAGGCTATCGCCATCGCCGACGAGACCGGGATGACCGTTCTGAGGGGGGTCGCGTCGGCCGAAGAGGCTCGGCGGGCGGTCCGTGATGTCTCCGCCAAAGGCATCCCCTTCATCAAGATCTGGGTCGACGATCGTGGGGGAAGCCAGGAGAAGCTGAGCCGGGAGGTCTATCACGCGATCCTCGATGAGGCCCAGGTGTACGGCATCGAAGTCTTCGTGCATCAGCAGAACGCGCAGGACATGCCGGATCTGCTCGAGGCGGGCGTGGCGGGATTCCTTCACGGGCGCATCGGCGCGGCGATGGGCGCGAACCTGGCCACGCAGATCCACGACTCGGGAGCCTTTCTGGTACCGAATCTCGGGCTGGGTGAGCTCCGGCGCGAGCGCGTGGCGGACGACCCGTTCCTGCAGGACGCGACGCATCCCGGGGTGTGGGCGCGCCTCGGCGAAGCTTACGACTCGCGCCAGCCGGCGGGCGCCAATGCGCAGGCGCCTTCGGCGACTGCGGCTGAGCGCGAACGGATATTGAGGGAGGCTTTTTCTCGGCTTCTGGACGCGAATGTGGACATCGTGCTCGGGACCGATGCCGGGGCTCTACCGGGCCACTTCTTCGGCTACACGGGTCACCGGGAGCTGGAAATCTTCGTTCGTCTGGGCATGACCCCGATGCAGGCGATCGCGGCGGGCACCAGCCGACCCGCGCAACGACTCGGGCTGAGCGAGATGGGCACGCTCACCGTCGGAAAAAGCGCCGACTTCGTCATCCTCGACGAAAACCCGCTCGAAGACATTCGGAACACGCGTACCATCTACCAGGTCTATCTTCGAGGTCGGATGGTCGACCGAGAGGCGCTACGAACCCGATGGACGGGCGAGAATTGA
- a CDS encoding tetratricopeptide repeat protein produces the protein MSQRHPGARRTHQEHSNDPDDIFLAKVLHVGKWTSANQQLLTVLGVVAVIGIAGIWYYRNYQEDLVQQAAQQLEAVHQSIAIQDREGAKNELVTFLERFGGTAYEGEARLLLGDLYLQSDDPEQAQVVLEPLGASPRDPIEFQGAALLGAAYEQDNLWSEAEAIYLRIADRSELDFQVRDALASAARIRADQGDASGAIELYERVLSNMEESAAERGQFEMRIQELKTAATT, from the coding sequence ATGTCGCAGCGTCATCCCGGTGCCCGCCGGACCCACCAAGAGCACAGCAACGACCCCGACGACATCTTCCTCGCGAAGGTGCTGCACGTGGGCAAATGGACCAGCGCCAACCAGCAGCTCCTGACGGTTCTGGGCGTGGTCGCCGTCATCGGGATTGCCGGAATATGGTACTACCGGAACTATCAGGAGGACTTGGTTCAGCAGGCGGCGCAGCAGCTCGAGGCCGTGCATCAGTCGATCGCGATCCAGGACCGCGAGGGCGCCAAGAACGAGCTTGTCACGTTCCTCGAGCGCTTCGGTGGCACCGCCTACGAGGGCGAAGCACGGCTGCTGCTAGGCGATTTGTACTTGCAGTCCGACGATCCGGAGCAGGCCCAGGTCGTGCTGGAGCCGCTCGGCGCCTCGCCGCGAGACCCGATCGAGTTCCAGGGAGCCGCGCTGCTCGGTGCCGCCTACGAGCAGGACAACCTCTGGAGTGAGGCCGAAGCGATCTATTTGAGGATCGCGGATCGCTCGGAGCTCGACTTCCAGGTGCGCGACGCGTTGGCGAGTGCCGCTCGGATTCGGGCCGACCAGGGCGATGCCTCCGGCGCCATCGAGCTCTACGAGCGCGTATTGAGCAACATGGAGGAGAGCGCAGCCGAGCGCGGACAGTTCGAGATGCGGATCCAGGAGCTCAAGACGGCGGCGACCACCTGA
- a CDS encoding Crp/Fnr family transcriptional regulator translates to MPFHLVPARDRKLFRLVKRAEVVRLVKGRPLYAAGSSAKNVFLVQSGFMRLVLPGMEKGRSERTVSVALPWELFGDEAFTEGHRRYGAIAGSTCSVVALPTTSVLTGLKTAKKSLDAYLEGVERELHRLRHAQGGSRGPTAAQRLAEVLLDLSARCGDPAGRGVHLSVKLTHQVLADLAGAHRATVTTLLNDWLYDGVVAMADGFLVLRRPRDLWILAGYHPSETDSDG, encoded by the coding sequence ATGCCGTTTCACCTCGTTCCGGCGCGGGACCGCAAGCTGTTCCGGCTCGTGAAACGCGCGGAGGTGGTGCGACTCGTAAAGGGGCGGCCGCTTTACGCGGCCGGAAGTTCCGCCAAGAACGTGTTCCTCGTTCAGTCCGGATTCATGCGGCTCGTGCTGCCGGGGATGGAGAAGGGGAGGAGCGAGCGAACGGTGTCGGTGGCGCTCCCTTGGGAGCTCTTTGGCGATGAAGCGTTCACCGAGGGCCACCGAAGGTACGGGGCGATCGCGGGATCGACGTGCAGCGTGGTCGCTCTGCCGACGACAAGCGTTCTGACTGGCCTAAAGACGGCGAAGAAGAGTCTGGACGCCTACCTCGAGGGTGTCGAGCGAGAGTTGCATCGCCTGCGCCATGCGCAGGGCGGTTCACGGGGCCCCACCGCCGCACAGCGCCTCGCGGAAGTGCTTCTGGATCTCAGCGCGCGGTGCGGTGACCCGGCCGGGCGCGGAGTGCATCTTTCGGTCAAACTGACCCACCAGGTGCTCGCCGACCTGGCAGGGGCTCATCGGGCCACCGTGACGACGCTGCTCAACGACTGGCTCTACGACGGTGTGGTTGCGATGGCCGACGGCTTCCTCGTGCTTCGGCGTCCGCGCGACCTCTGGATCTTGGCTGGGTATCACCCCTCCGAGACCGATTCAGACGGCTGA